A single genomic interval of Burkholderia sp. HI2500 harbors:
- a CDS encoding sugar dehydrogenase complex small subunit, with amino-acid sequence MHNDNTPHSRRSGDAAVTGITRRQWLQGALALTAAGLTGSLALRALADDPGTAPLDTFMTLSEAVTGKKGLSRVLGQRFLQALQKGSFKTADSLPQLAGALASGSLNPDQEALALKILEAWYLGIVDNVVITYEEALMFSVVSDTLVIPSYCPNKPGFWAEKPIERQA; translated from the coding sequence ATGCACAACGACAACACTCCCCACTCGCGTCGCTCGGGCGACGCAGCCGTAACAGGCATCACACGGCGTCAATGGCTGCAGGGCGCACTGGCGCTGACGGCGGCGGGCCTCACGGGCTCGCTGGCGTTGCGGGCCCTGGCCGACGATCCCGGCACCGCGCCGCTCGATACGTTCATGACGCTCTCCGAAGCAGTGACAGGCAAGAAGGGGTTGAGCCGCGTGCTCGGCCAGCGCTTCCTGCAGGCGTTGCAGAAGGGTTCGTTCAAGACGGCCGACAGCCTGCCGCAACTCGCCGGCGCACTCGCGTCCGGTTCGCTGAATCCCGACCAGGAAGCACTCGCGCTGAAGATTCTTGAAGCGTGGTATCTCGGCATCGTCGATAACGTCGTGATTACCTACGAAGAAGCATTAATGTTCAGCGTCGTATCCGATACGCTCGTGATCCCGTCGTATTGCCCCAACAAACCCGGCTTCTGGGCCGAAAAACCGATCGAGAGGCAAGCCTGA
- a CDS encoding GMC family oxidoreductase, with the protein MADTDTQKADVVVVGSGVAGAIVAHQLAMAGKSVILLEAGPRMPRWEIVERFRNQVDKTDFMAPYPSSAWAPHPEYGPPNDYLILKGEHKFNSQYIRAVGGTTWHWAASAWRFIPNDFKMKTVYGVGRDWPIQYDDIEHYYQRAEEELGVWGPGPEEDLYSPRKQPYPMPPLPLSFNEHTIKSALNGYDPKFHVVTEPVARNSRPYDGRPTCCGNNNCMPICPIGAMYNGIVHVEKAEQAGAKLIDSAVVYKLETGPDKRITAAVYKDKTGADHRVEGKYFVIAANGIETPKILLMSANRDFPNGVANSSDMVGRNLMDHPGTGVSFYANEKLWPGRGPQEMTSLIGFRDGPFRATEAAKKIHLSNMSRINQETQKIFKAGKLMKPEELDAQIRDRSARYVQFDCFHEILPQPENRIVPSKTATDAVGIPRPEITYAIDDYVKRGAVHTREVYATAAKVLGGTEVVFNDEFAPNNHITGATIMGADARDSVVDKDCRTFDHPNLFISSSSTMPTVGTVNVTLTIAALALRMSDTLKKEV; encoded by the coding sequence ATGGCCGATACCGATACGCAAAAGGCCGACGTCGTCGTCGTCGGGTCGGGTGTCGCAGGCGCGATCGTCGCGCACCAGCTCGCGATGGCGGGCAAGTCCGTGATCCTGCTGGAAGCCGGCCCGCGCATGCCGCGCTGGGAAATCGTCGAGCGCTTCCGCAACCAGGTCGACAAGACCGATTTCATGGCGCCGTACCCGTCGAGCGCGTGGGCGCCGCATCCGGAATACGGCCCGCCGAACGACTACCTGATCCTGAAGGGCGAGCACAAGTTCAACTCGCAGTACATCCGCGCGGTAGGCGGCACGACGTGGCACTGGGCCGCGTCGGCGTGGCGCTTCATCCCGAACGACTTCAAGATGAAGACCGTGTACGGCGTCGGCCGCGACTGGCCGATCCAGTACGACGACATCGAGCATTACTACCAGCGCGCCGAAGAGGAACTCGGCGTGTGGGGCCCGGGCCCCGAGGAAGACCTGTACTCGCCGCGCAAGCAGCCGTACCCGATGCCGCCGCTGCCGTTGTCGTTCAACGAGCACACGATCAAGAGCGCGCTCAACGGCTATGACCCGAAGTTCCACGTGGTGACCGAGCCGGTCGCGCGCAACAGCCGCCCGTACGACGGCCGGCCGACGTGTTGCGGGAACAACAACTGCATGCCGATCTGCCCGATCGGCGCGATGTACAACGGCATCGTGCACGTCGAGAAGGCCGAGCAGGCCGGCGCGAAGCTGATCGACAGCGCGGTCGTCTACAAGCTCGAGACCGGGCCGGACAAGCGCATCACCGCCGCGGTCTACAAGGACAAGACGGGCGCCGACCATCGCGTCGAAGGCAAGTACTTCGTGATCGCCGCGAACGGCATCGAGACGCCGAAGATCCTGCTGATGTCCGCGAACCGCGATTTCCCGAACGGTGTCGCGAACAGCTCGGACATGGTCGGCCGCAACCTGATGGACCACCCGGGCACCGGCGTGTCGTTCTACGCGAACGAGAAGCTGTGGCCGGGCCGCGGCCCGCAGGAGATGACGTCGCTGATCGGTTTCCGCGACGGCCCGTTCCGCGCGACCGAAGCCGCGAAGAAGATCCACCTGTCGAACATGTCGCGTATCAACCAGGAAACGCAGAAGATCTTCAAGGCCGGCAAGCTGATGAAGCCCGAGGAGCTCGACGCGCAGATCCGCGACCGTTCCGCGCGCTACGTGCAGTTCGACTGCTTCCACGAAATCCTGCCGCAACCCGAGAACCGCATCGTGCCGAGCAAGACGGCCACCGACGCCGTCGGCATCCCGCGCCCCGAGATCACGTATGCGATCGACGACTACGTGAAGCGCGGCGCCGTGCACACGCGCGAGGTCTACGCGACGGCCGCGAAGGTGCTGGGCGGCACCGAAGTCGTCTTCAACGACGAGTTCGCGCCGAACAACCACATCACGGGCGCGACGATCATGGGCGCGGATGCACGCGACTCGGTCGTCGACAAGGACTGCCGCACGTTCGACCATCCGAACCTGTTCATCTCGAGCAGCTCGACGATGCCGACCGTCGGTACGGTGAACGTGACGCTGACGATCGCGGCGCTTGCGCTGCGGATGTCGGACACGCTGAAGAAGGAAGTCTGA
- a CDS encoding cytochrome c, giving the protein MRKSTLTFLLAGCLALPGLVRAADAADPALVKRGEYLAVAGDCMACHTAKGGKPFAGGLGMPVPMLGKIYTSNITPDPETGIGNWSAEDFERAVRHGVSKNGDNLYPAMPYVSYAKINDDDVQALYAYFMHGVEPVKQAPPKNEIPALLSMRWPLKIWNWLFLKDGVYQPKPAQSAEWNRGAYLVQGLAHCSTCHTPRGIAMQEKSLDETGGSFLSGSVLAGWDGYNITSDANAGIGGWTQQQLVQYLRTGSVPGLAQAAGPMAEAIEHSFSKMTEADIGAISTYIRTVPAVASGDAKQSRASWGKPAEDGLTLRGVALASSGIDPARLYLGNCATCHQMQGKGTPDGYYPPLFHNSTVGASNPTNLVQVILNGVQRKAGSEDVGMPAFRHELSDAQIAALTNYLTGQFGNPAAKVTEQDVAKLR; this is encoded by the coding sequence GTGCGGAAATCTACTCTCACCTTCCTCCTCGCCGGCTGCCTCGCGCTGCCGGGTCTCGTACGCGCGGCCGATGCGGCCGATCCGGCGCTGGTCAAGCGCGGCGAATATCTCGCGGTCGCGGGCGACTGCATGGCGTGCCACACCGCGAAGGGCGGCAAGCCGTTCGCGGGCGGTCTCGGCATGCCGGTCCCGATGCTCGGCAAGATCTACACGAGCAACATCACGCCCGATCCCGAGACGGGCATCGGCAACTGGTCCGCCGAGGACTTCGAACGCGCGGTGCGCCACGGGGTGTCGAAGAACGGCGACAACCTGTATCCGGCGATGCCATATGTGTCGTACGCGAAGATCAACGACGACGACGTGCAGGCGCTGTACGCGTACTTCATGCACGGCGTCGAGCCGGTCAAGCAGGCGCCGCCGAAGAACGAGATCCCCGCGCTGCTGAGCATGCGCTGGCCGCTGAAGATCTGGAACTGGCTGTTCCTGAAGGATGGGGTCTACCAGCCGAAGCCGGCGCAGAGCGCCGAGTGGAACCGCGGCGCGTATCTCGTGCAGGGCCTTGCGCACTGCAGCACGTGCCACACGCCGCGCGGCATCGCGATGCAGGAGAAGTCGCTCGACGAAACGGGCGGCAGCTTCCTGTCGGGCTCCGTGCTCGCGGGCTGGGACGGCTACAACATCACGTCCGACGCCAATGCGGGGATCGGCGGGTGGACGCAGCAGCAGCTCGTCCAGTACCTGCGCACCGGCAGCGTGCCGGGCCTCGCGCAGGCGGCCGGCCCGATGGCCGAGGCGATCGAGCACAGCTTCTCGAAGATGACGGAAGCCGACATCGGCGCGATCTCGACGTACATTCGCACGGTGCCGGCCGTCGCCAGCGGCGATGCGAAGCAGTCGCGCGCGTCGTGGGGCAAGCCGGCCGAGGACGGCCTGACGCTGCGCGGCGTCGCGCTCGCGTCGTCGGGCATCGATCCGGCCCGGCTCTATCTCGGCAACTGCGCGACCTGTCACCAGATGCAGGGCAAGGGCACGCCGGACGGCTATTACCCGCCGCTGTTCCACAACTCGACGGTCGGCGCATCGAATCCGACCAACCTCGTGCAGGTGATCCTGAACGGCGTGCAGCGCAAGGCCGGCAGCGAGGACGTCGGGATGCCGGCGTTCCGCCACGAGCTGTCGGATGCGCAGATCGCCGCGCTGACCAACTACCTGACCGGGCAGTTCGGCAATCCGGCCGCGAAGGTGACCGAGCAGGACGTCGCGAAGCTGCGTTGA
- a CDS encoding DoxX family protein has translation MTPNQPFLASQRDVLLLLARILLVILFVMFGWKKIVDFPGTIAFMGSEGAPAPIISAAISVVMELFVGIAILVGFQTRALALLLALYTIGTGIIGHHYWTMTGGEQINNMIHFYKNIAIAGGLLALCAAGPGRFSIDRG, from the coding sequence ATGACACCGAATCAACCGTTTCTCGCGTCCCAGCGCGATGTGCTGCTGCTGCTTGCCCGGATCCTGCTCGTGATCCTGTTCGTCATGTTCGGCTGGAAGAAGATCGTCGACTTCCCCGGGACCATCGCGTTCATGGGTTCCGAAGGCGCGCCCGCGCCGATCATCTCCGCCGCGATTTCCGTCGTGATGGAGCTGTTCGTCGGGATCGCGATCCTGGTCGGTTTCCAGACGCGGGCGCTCGCGCTGCTGCTGGCGCTCTATACGATCGGCACCGGCATCATCGGTCACCACTACTGGACGATGACGGGCGGCGAGCAGATCAACAACATGATTCATTTCTACAAGAACATCGCGATCGCCGGCGGCCTGCTCGCGCTTTGCGCGGCGGGCCCCGGTCGTTTTTCGATCGATCGCGGATAA
- a CDS encoding porin — MRLKHFAWLIAAATPAAAFAQTSVTLYGRVDGGIEYLNHIAKPNGGSGTRWSAESGDWGTSMFGLKGIEDLGGGLSTVFNLETAFQVMNGQTGGGRMWSRRAYVGLKSNTWGQLQAGRNLFIDSDGVWEFDPFVQQAFSSASLVRGRNWQQTSNNIEYHSPVIGGFDVQAQYAFGNQSRGFNYGAADDFGRSDGIMISYHSPLLDVRGIYDELRDNNGKFSNIFTASREYFVGANVKVSKFKIQGAYTHYQAPDSPAGVADRADHYWLGATYTATPQWAVTGGGYYVKVGDGGGDASHDPSGHAMMYVLGTTYNLSKRTFLYGTVAYVRNGGNSNFSLLATPRDATSGTSPMTGESQTGAYVGMMHTF; from the coding sequence TTGCGACTCAAACATTTCGCATGGCTGATCGCGGCTGCCACACCGGCGGCCGCTTTCGCACAGACGAGCGTGACGCTGTACGGCCGCGTCGACGGCGGCATCGAATACCTGAACCACATCGCGAAGCCGAATGGCGGCAGCGGGACCCGCTGGAGCGCGGAAAGCGGCGACTGGGGCACCAGCATGTTCGGGCTGAAGGGCATCGAGGATCTCGGCGGCGGGCTGTCGACGGTCTTCAACCTCGAAACCGCGTTCCAGGTGATGAACGGCCAGACCGGCGGCGGCCGCATGTGGTCGCGGCGCGCGTACGTCGGGCTGAAGAGCAACACGTGGGGCCAGCTGCAGGCCGGCCGCAACCTGTTCATCGACAGCGACGGCGTGTGGGAATTCGACCCGTTCGTGCAGCAGGCGTTTTCGTCGGCCTCGCTCGTGCGCGGCCGCAACTGGCAGCAGACCAGCAACAACATCGAATATCACAGCCCGGTGATCGGCGGCTTCGACGTGCAGGCGCAATACGCGTTCGGCAACCAGTCGCGCGGCTTCAACTACGGTGCGGCCGACGATTTCGGCCGCTCGGACGGGATCATGATCTCGTACCACTCGCCGTTGCTCGACGTGCGCGGCATCTACGACGAACTGCGCGACAACAACGGCAAGTTCAGCAACATCTTCACCGCGTCGCGCGAGTATTTCGTCGGTGCGAACGTGAAGGTGTCGAAGTTCAAGATCCAGGGCGCGTATACGCATTACCAGGCGCCGGACAGCCCGGCCGGTGTCGCCGATCGGGCCGATCACTACTGGCTCGGTGCGACTTACACCGCGACGCCGCAGTGGGCGGTGACGGGTGGCGGGTACTACGTGAAGGTGGGCGACGGCGGCGGCGATGCGTCACACGATCCGTCGGGGCACGCGATGATGTACGTGTTAGGGACCACGTACAACCTGTCGAAGCGCACGTTCCTGTATGGGACGGTTGCGTATGTTCGAAATGGCGGGAATTCGAATTTCTCGCTGCTCGCGACGCCGCGTGATGCGACGTCTGGGACGAGTCCGATGACGGGTGAGTCGCAGACGGGGGCGTATGTGGGGATGATGCATACGTTCTGA
- a CDS encoding cysteine hydrolase family protein, translating into MPEVCSPKRALLVIDMQVGLFHGPERPYDGERVLANINRLIGRAHEADAPVFAVRHTGPVGSPIAPGSPLTALVPELAIDMKRDIVFDKAHSSSFAGTRLAEWLREAGIGEIVIAGMKTQYCVDTACRAAADHGFRAVLVTDAHTCMDTPELPAERIVAHHNTTLGGPFATLTTTDACAF; encoded by the coding sequence AAACGCGCACTGCTCGTCATCGACATGCAGGTCGGCCTGTTTCATGGCCCCGAGCGTCCGTACGACGGCGAACGCGTGCTCGCGAACATCAACCGGTTGATCGGTCGCGCGCATGAAGCCGATGCACCGGTGTTCGCCGTGCGCCACACCGGGCCTGTCGGTTCGCCGATTGCGCCCGGTTCCCCGCTGACCGCGCTGGTGCCGGAACTCGCGATCGATATGAAGCGTGACATCGTGTTCGACAAGGCGCACTCGAGCAGCTTCGCCGGTACGCGGCTCGCCGAATGGCTGCGCGAAGCCGGCATCGGCGAGATCGTCATCGCGGGAATGAAGACCCAGTACTGCGTCGATACGGCCTGCCGTGCGGCCGCCGATCACGGCTTTCGTGCGGTGCTCGTGACCGATGCGCACACCTGCATGGACACGCCGGAGCTGCCGGCCGAGCGGATCGTCGCGCATCACAACACGACGCTTGGTGGGCCGTTCGCGACGCTCACCACGACCGACGCGTGCGCGTTCTGA